The following coding sequences are from one Gemmatimonadota bacterium window:
- a CDS encoding (2Fe-2S)-binding protein has protein sequence MTDDVTILVNGVPRRVSASATVAAALLGLGITAFRRDQHGAPRAPICGMGSCHECRVRIDGTTEVRSCLVGVRDGMRVETAS, from the coding sequence ATGACCGACGACGTCACCATCCTCGTCAACGGCGTGCCGCGCCGGGTCAGCGCCTCCGCCACGGTCGCCGCGGCATTGCTTGGCCTCGGGATCACCGCGTTTCGTCGCGATCAGCACGGCGCGCCGCGTGCCCCCATCTGCGGGATGGGGAGTTGTCACGAGTGTCGGGTGCGGATCGATGGGACGACGGAAGTGCGCAGTTGCCTGGTCGGCGTGCGCGACGGCATGCGCGTCGAGACGGCCTCGTGA
- a CDS encoding FAD-binding oxidoreductase, with product MGRTRGRRLDSLHPRQRLRHGEQHAPLRPGRPVPPRPRVSTAPAPDVIVIGAGLVGTATALALAEAGARVTLVEGAFAGSGSTGAAMGHLVVMDDSPAQLALTAHSRRRWHTLAETLPPDAEQDRCGTLWIAADDAELQGAADRIAGYGGAGVHAELLTAAQLQREEPALRHGLAGALLVRDDAVCYPPTIARELLRLAVALGAVVLAPSRVQAIATGRVTLATGEVLHAGAIVVAAGVESPALVPGLPIVPRRGHLVITDRRPGTVHHQLVELGYLHSAHSFGGASVAFNVQPRRNGQLLIGSSRELVGTDPTINRPLVHAMLARATDYLPGLAQLRALRTWVGFRPATADKLPLIGPWPAIPGVWIAAGHEGLGITMAPGTADLIVAGLLGTTPPVDPAPFRPDRSMPALEAAA from the coding sequence ATGGGTCGAACGCGAGGGCGACGCCTTGATTCCCTTCATCCGCGGCAACGCCTTCGTCACGGCGAGCAGCACGCTCCGCTTCGACCCGGCCGACCCGTTCCGCCTCGGCCTCGCGTGAGCACGGCGCCGGCGCCTGATGTGATCGTGATCGGCGCCGGTCTCGTCGGCACCGCCACGGCATTGGCGTTGGCGGAAGCCGGGGCACGCGTCACACTTGTCGAAGGGGCCTTCGCGGGGAGTGGCAGCACCGGGGCGGCGATGGGGCACCTCGTGGTGATGGACGACTCCCCCGCGCAACTCGCCCTCACGGCGCATTCGCGGCGGCGATGGCACACCCTCGCCGAAACGCTGCCGCCCGATGCCGAGCAGGATCGCTGTGGGACCCTGTGGATCGCGGCCGACGACGCCGAGCTCCAGGGTGCTGCAGACCGGATCGCCGGCTATGGCGGGGCAGGGGTGCATGCGGAGCTGCTGACCGCCGCCCAGTTGCAGCGCGAGGAGCCAGCGCTTCGGCATGGGTTAGCCGGCGCCCTGCTCGTTCGCGACGACGCGGTCTGCTATCCACCCACCATCGCGCGCGAATTGCTCCGCCTGGCTGTGGCGCTCGGTGCCGTCGTGCTCGCGCCCTCGCGGGTGCAGGCCATCGCCACCGGCCGCGTGACGCTCGCCACTGGTGAGGTGCTGCATGCCGGCGCCATCGTGGTGGCCGCCGGCGTCGAGAGTCCCGCGCTGGTGCCCGGGCTTCCAATCGTGCCACGCCGTGGTCATCTGGTGATCACCGATCGACGCCCCGGCACGGTCCATCACCAACTCGTCGAACTCGGCTATCTGCACTCCGCCCATTCCTTCGGGGGCGCCTCGGTCGCGTTCAATGTGCAGCCGCGTCGAAACGGCCAACTGCTCATCGGCTCCTCACGTGAACTCGTGGGCACCGACCCGACCATCAACCGGCCGCTGGTCCACGCGATGCTCGCCCGTGCCACCGACTATCTCCCCGGCCTGGCGCAGCTGCGCGCCCTGCGCACCTGGGTCGGCTTCCGCCCGGCCACCGCGGACAAGCTGCCGCTGATCGGTCCGTGGCCCGCGATCCCCGGCGTCTGGATCGCGGCAGGGCACGAAGGCCTCGGCATCACCATGGCACCGGGCACCGCCGACCTGATCGTGGCGGGATTGCTCGGGACCACGCCGCCGGTCGATCCCGCGCCGTTTCGTCCCGACCGATCGATGCCCGCGCTCGAGGCGGCGGCATGA